ttttttatttataggtgtggccctatcccatttaggaaaactgtcttttatgttagctcaAACGTCAGGGTTgccattatttacaaaaatttgactaaatttcggcagcatttcgcattggtctccaagtacacgacatgacatcggtcaaatgaatttcccgataatcaagtatgcatttggaaaacaacttgaaatgcattgaaccgaaatttaatcaaattaatgaaaataataataaccttcatgaatgaatctaacataaaaataccagtctccccaaactatccaaacagacaattcaagactaaatacaatgactaatgcaaactgtccgcaagagtcattgcattcaatctcaaacgggaatctaaggttcactcaccatgaacaacaattgtttatatagcaaattacactgatcacatacaagaacatacaaaaggtcaaattcaattacaaacaaatatagacatcagcagttgtttatgtaactaatttcaaatgCTGGGCTTCAAGGGTGCTTATGCTTTAATATTGTAGTtgggtatatgtgtgtgtgtgtgtgtatcatgagggtttgtgtgtatcatgaggGTTGAGACAAGGAGACCCTTTGGCTCCATTACTCTTTGACTTAGTGGCTGAAGGACTGACAGGGCTAATGAGGgcctgtgtgtgtgtgtttctctctctgtgtgtgtgtgtgtgtgtgtgtgtgtgtgggtgtggctgtgtgtgtgtgtgtgtgtgtttctctgtgtgtgtgtgtgtgtgtgtgtgtgtgtgtgtgtgggtgtgtgggtgtgtgtgtgtgtgtgtgtttttgtgtgtgtgtttctctctgtgtgtgtgtgtgtgtggctgtgtgtgtgtgtggctgtgtatgtgtgtgtttctgtgcgtgtgtgtgtgtctgtgtgtgtgtgtgtgggtgggtGTGTGGCTgtgaatgtgtgtgtgtgtgtgtgtgttgaagaACCTGCCCTAAGACACAGCAGACACTTGTGCATACAGCCCTTACCCCTAACTATGTTTTGAAGAGTTTGATTGCTTTGTGGTGTGAAAGCAACGGTATTGAGCTACCAAAGAAGCAAGGGAACTGTAGAACAAAGAAATGTGGTGGCAGCAGTCTTTCAGATTGTGATCGAACTGCTATTGGTGCTTTATTGGATAAACTAACGAGTAACGATATAGAACAGCAAAGGGCAGCTGTTGGTAAGAAGGATGCTGCTACTGCTCTAATAAAGTTACTTTGTGAAGGTACTCCTACAGGTAAGAAGGATGTTGCTACTGCTATCTTCAACCTATCTATTTATCAGGGAAATAAAGCAAGAGCTGTAAAAGCTGGTATAGTAGCCCCACTGATACAATTTCTGAAGGATGCTGGGGGTGGAATGGTAGATGAAGCACTAGCTATTATGGCAATCCTTGCAAGCCACCATGAAGGCAGGGTAGCGATCGGTCAGGCCAAGCCAATTCATATTCTTGTTGAGGTTATACGAACCGGCTCTCCATGCAATCGAGAGAATGCTGCTGCTGTCTTGTGGTCACTATGCACCGGAGATCCACTGCAATTAAAACTAGCGAAAGAACATGGTGCAGAAGCAGCACTGCAGGAGTTGTCAGAAAATGGAACTGATAAAGCTAAGAGAAAAGCTGGAAGCATATTGGAACTCTTGCAGCGAATGGAAGGGGTTGATAATCTGCAGAGTTCATAGTCTCAGTGTTGCCTCGTTATATAGCTCATAGATGGTCTGAAAAATTAGAGGACCTATGGCAGCTCAAAATCACTTTAAAACCAACAACATTTGCTTGGCGATTGATCAAAGATAGAATCCCAACTAAAGGAAATTTGCGGAGAAGAAAGCTAGAGAAAGGCTTTGCCCAGCCCTACAACT
This genomic interval from Glycine max cultivar Williams 82 chromosome 5, Glycine_max_v4.0, whole genome shotgun sequence contains the following:
- the LOC100807047 gene encoding U-box domain-containing protein 14-like → MTCRLASKFGINLRQTVLEFATTITCPKTQQTLVHTALTPNYVLKSLIALWCESNGIELPKKQGNCRTKKCGGSSLSDCDRTAIGALLDKLTSNDIEQQRAAVGKKDAATALIKLLCEGTPTGKKDVATAIFNLSIYQGNKARAVKAGIVAPLIQFLKDAGGGMVDEALAIMAILASHHEGRVAIGQAKPIHILVEVIRTGSPCNRENAAAVLWSLCTGDPLQLKLAKEHGAEAALQELSENGTDKAKRKAGSILELLQRMEGVDNLQSS